In Sulfolobales archaeon, a single window of DNA contains:
- a CDS encoding transcription initiation factor IIB, which produces MSYSQATSSEDVKREERSPCPSGRIIYDEARGEKICVDTGEVIEERLIDVGPDWRAYTSEERERRARAGSPVSPILQGSDVTSVIDVGGKDATGKKLDLKKKIEYARMRKLQLRAKVQNTIDRNVTQAYEELHKLASALGLSKEVIDQAAIIYKKAIESGLVRGRAIESIVAAALYAACRIMRTPRSLDEIVKYTRSDRKEIARCYRLLWKELNWEELNVEIPKPDPTLYIPRIVAQLGLSGSVEAIAKDIINKIRNTGIGAGKDPAGIAAAAVYIATLLSNEKRSQKEIAVAAGVTEVTVRNRYKELVEYLKLNLPIPG; this is translated from the coding sequence ATGAGTTATAGTCAGGCTACTTCTTCCGAGGATGTTAAGCGTGAAGAGAGATCTCCATGTCCCTCTGGCAGGATCATATATGATGAAGCTAGAGGAGAGAAGATCTGTGTAGACACAGGAGAGGTTATCGAAGAAAGACTTATAGATGTAGGTCCTGATTGGAGAGCTTATACTAGTGAGGAGAGGGAGAGAAGAGCTAGAGCCGGATCTCCTGTTTCTCCAATACTTCAGGGCAGCGATGTTACAAGTGTTATTGATGTAGGTGGTAAAGACGCAACTGGTAAAAAGCTGGATCTGAAGAAGAAGATAGAGTATGCGAGAATGAGAAAACTACAGCTGAGAGCTAAGGTTCAGAATACTATTGATAGAAATGTCACCCAGGCTTATGAAGAACTTCACAAGCTAGCCTCAGCTCTAGGACTCTCTAAGGAGGTTATAGATCAGGCTGCTATAATATATAAGAAAGCTATTGAATCAGGTCTTGTAAGAGGTAGAGCTATTGAGAGTATTGTAGCTGCAGCTTTATATGCTGCATGCAGGATCATGAGAACACCTAGATCTCTTGATGAAATAGTTAAATACACGAGAAGTGATAGAAAAGAGATAGCAAGATGCTATAGACTTCTATGGAAGGAGCTTAATTGGGAGGAGCTCAATGTGGAGATTCCAAAGCCTGATCCAACATTATACATACCTAGAATAGTGGCTCAGCTAGGATTAAGCGGTTCCGTAGAAGCTATTGCCAAAGATATTATAAACAAGATAAGAAATACAGGAATAGGAGCTGGAAAAGATCCTGCAGGAATAGCGGCTGCAGCTGTGTATATTGCAACGCTACTAAGTAATGAGAAGAGATCTCAGAAGGAGATAGCTGTGGCAGCTGGTGTGACAGAGGTTACGGTCAGAAACAGATATAAAGAGCTTGTAGAATATCTGAAATTGAATCTCCCCATACCAGGTTAA